From the Acidicapsa ligni genome, one window contains:
- a CDS encoding LamG domain-containing protein, giving the protein MQPFRSRAFTDVGSDGAWENYTHLGSDYAALLVTPDFQPIARLSALPPAGGNVLAIATTKASSEPRPAPKVVHFSGYDWRVRSSPNDRGGEICDYEPSNVWVDDQGYLHLLMGLEGGHRYCAGISLTRSLGYGTYKFVIEDTNHLPTSAVLALFTQDSDGADMDIELSRWGNALNRNADYVVQPYYIPENTVHFEIPAGPTTHVLRWEPGRATFRSFAGVSTAHSKIIEHVFKSGVPVPANETLLIDFYDAHHPQSGLQHPVEVVVQNFEYLP; this is encoded by the coding sequence GTGCAGCCATTCAGGAGCCGCGCGTTCACCGATGTCGGAAGCGATGGGGCCTGGGAGAATTACACCCATCTCGGCTCAGACTATGCCGCCCTGTTAGTTACCCCGGATTTTCAGCCCATAGCGAGACTTTCGGCACTGCCTCCAGCAGGCGGTAACGTGTTAGCGATCGCAACAACAAAGGCATCCTCCGAGCCGCGACCAGCTCCAAAGGTAGTTCATTTCAGTGGCTACGATTGGAGAGTTCGCTCTTCTCCCAATGATCGCGGAGGAGAGATTTGTGATTACGAACCCTCCAATGTTTGGGTTGATGATCAAGGCTATCTTCACCTGTTAATGGGTCTCGAAGGAGGCCATCGTTATTGTGCTGGAATCAGCCTGACTCGCAGTCTTGGCTACGGAACCTACAAGTTTGTGATCGAAGATACAAACCATCTCCCTACCTCTGCCGTTCTCGCTCTCTTCACGCAGGACAGTGATGGAGCTGATATGGATATTGAGTTGAGCCGTTGGGGAAATGCCTTGAACCGTAACGCTGATTACGTGGTGCAACCGTACTATATTCCGGAGAATACAGTACACTTTGAGATTCCAGCAGGGCCCACAACCCATGTGCTGCGATGGGAGCCAGGGAGAGCCACCTTCAGATCCTTCGCAGGCGTCTCTACGGCTCACTCGAAAATTATTGAACATGTGTTCAAATCTGGCGTACCAGTACCGGCCAACGAAACGCTCCTCATCGATTTCTATGATGCCCATCATCCTCAAAGCGGACTTCAGCATCCCGTCGAAGTTGTGGTCCAAAATTTCGAGTATCTGCCATGA